One part of the Podarcis muralis chromosome 3, rPodMur119.hap1.1, whole genome shotgun sequence genome encodes these proteins:
- the ARV1 gene encoding protein ARV1, which translates to MEEPGAYRCIECSRKAPELYKDYQRGVLRISICKSCQKPVDKYIEYDPVIILINAILCKAQAYRHILFNTKINIHGKLCIFCLLCEAYIRWLQLQDSSQSTEPDDLIRYAKEWDFYRMFGIASLEQTAFLIGIFTALWLARAVVLTTKADFTFLLKALLLSSYGKLLLIPAVIWEHDYTHLCLLLIKVFVLTSNSQAIRVTLNTSRKLCLVAIVSGLIFENAIISLFQRIGWNV; encoded by the exons ATGGAAGAACCCGGAGCTTATAGGTGCATTGAGTGCAGTAGGAAGGCTCCTGAGCTGTACAAGGATTACCAGCGTGGCGTGCTGCGTATTTCTATCTGC AAATCCTGTCAGAAACCAGTGGACAAGTATATAGAATATGATCCTGTTATCATCTTAATTAATGCTATCTTATGCAAAGCACAGGCTTATAGACATATATTGTTCAATACGAAGATAAAT ATTCATGGGAAGCTTTGCATATTCTGTTTGCTTTGTGAGGCTTATATCAGATGGTTGCAGTTACAGGATTCAAGCCAAAGCACTGAACCTGATGATTTAATTAGATATGCCAAGGAATGGGATTTTTATCGAATGTTTGGGATAGCGTCTCTGG aaCAAACTGCCTTTTTGATTGGCATCTTCACTGCTTTGTGGCTAGCAAGAGCTGTAGTCCTGACAACCAAGGCAGATTTCACCTTTCTTCTGAAAGCATTGCTGCTATCCAGCTATGGAAAACTTCTGTTGATTCCAGCTGTTATTTGGGAACATGACTATACTCATTTGTGCCTCTTGCTCATTAAAGTGTTCGTCTTGACCTCAAACTCGCAAGCAATTAGAG TTACCTTGAATACAAGCCGAAAACTTTGTCTGGTGGCTATTGTGAGTGGATTAATTTTTGAAAATGCTATCATCAGCTTGTTCCAGAGGATAGGATGGAATGTTTGA